A window of the Helianthus annuus cultivar XRQ/B chromosome 4, HanXRQr2.0-SUNRISE, whole genome shotgun sequence genome harbors these coding sequences:
- the LOC110938025 gene encoding uncharacterized protein LOC110938025 yields MEAKKQATSSSSSSSLATDLFGPKDSSSSSSSALFDSMFPPPSKAYKREDISYEQPKKNYESTPKRDCLDKEDKCQNSKMIDLSAYYEQEVSQPCTLSSSLHYGGQDIYINPHTTKNTPGPGQYSTQNYSNNIGEDDGFATRGNWWQGSLYY; encoded by the exons ATGGAAGCCAAAAAACAAGCaacttcctcttcttcttcttcttcattggCTACTGATCTTTTCGGACCAAAAGATTCATCGTCTTCATCTTCATCTGCTCTGTTTGATTCCATGTTTCCCCCACCTTCAAAG GCTTATAAAAGGGAAGATATTAGCTATGAACAACCCAAGAAGAACTATGAATCTACCCCCAAACGAG ATTGTTTGGATAAGGAAGACAAATGCCAGAACTCGAAGATGATCGATTTGAGCGCGTATTATGAGCAGGAGGTATCACAACCGTGTACTCTTAGCTCCTCGTTACACTATGGTGGTCAAGACATCTACATTAATCCTCATACTACCAAAAACACCCCTGGGCCTGGACAGTACTCAACA CAAAATTACAGCAATAATATTGGAGAAGATGATGGGTTTGCTACGAGAGGAAACTGGTGGCAGG GATCATTATATTATTAA
- the LOC110938024 gene encoding rop guanine nucleotide exchange factor 7 → MDPALQEYAMVVNNSAFDEEDDDDSPCTVVNFSKKETKGYLNTCEEEEENSSSSFDESSETYLNEHVTSFDESCSQSSVDVNREKNEVEGEEKPALGGEKLEDQVSIGVSEIEMMKERFSKLLLGEDMSGCGNGVCTALAISNAITNLCATLFGQIWRLEPLCSKKKSMWRREIEWLLCVSDYIVELIPSWQTYPDGSKLEVMTSRPRSDLYVNLPALRKLDNMLLEILDSFQKMEFWYVDQGIQALETDGSSSFGKVVPRQKEKWWLPVPRVPAGGLSENARKHLQNKRDSTNQILKAAMAINSITLADIDVPESFLEALPKNAKGSLGDLIHRYISSDQFSPECLLDCLDLSSEHQALEIANRVEASIYIWRRKNTTKQPPINTVSRSFSRSSWDKVKDMVADVDKRETLAERAETLLLCLKQRFPALPQTTLDMSKIQYNKDVGKSILESYSRVLESLAFNITARIDDLLYVDDLARHSDKFSSMSNRDIVSKTIVGKPYTVTTPYKTAFTTPTLSPSHFNNSPKKILTDYLTIDPKGKHYAGQVVRSNSFTGRTREALQKMGLGGS, encoded by the exons ATGGATCCTGCATTACAAGAATATGCTATGGTAGTCAACAATTCAGCGTTTGATGAAGAAGACGACGATGATTCACCCTGTACAGTTGTCAATTTCTCGAAAAAAGAAACAAAGGGTTATTTGAATAcatgtgaagaagaagaagaaaacagTAGCTCAAGCTTTGATGAATCATCTGAGACTTATTTGAATGAACATGTCACTAGCTTTGATGAATCATGTTCCCAGTCTTCTGTTGATGTAAACAGGGAGAAAAATGAGGTTGAAGGTGAGGAAAAACCGGCTTTGGGTGGGGAGAAATTGGAGGATCAAGTGTCTATAGGTGTTTCAG AGATTGAGATGATGAAAGAAAGATTCTCAAAATTGTTGCTTGGAGAAGATATGTCCGGTTGTGGGAATGGCGTTTGTACAGCCTTGGCTATCTCGAACGCGATTACAAATCTCTGTG CCACACTTTTTGGACAAATATGGAGGCTAGAACCTCTATGCTCCAAAAAGAAATCAATGTGGCGAAGAGAAATCGAATGGCTTCTATGCGTCAGCGATTACATTGTAGAGTTGATACCTTCTTGGCAGACTTATCCAGATGGTAGTAAACTTGAG GTCATGACTAGTAGACCGCGGTCCGATCTTTATGTTAATCTCCCGGCTCTTCGTAAATTGGACAACATGCTTCTT GAAATATTAGACAGTTTTCAAAAAATGGAGTTTTGGTATGTTGACCAAGGGATTCAAGCTTTGGAAACCGACGGTTCATCATCTTTCGGTAAAGTGGTCCCACGGCAAAAGGAAAAATGGTGGCTGCCCGTTCCTCGTGTCCCTGCTGGCGGCCTAAGCGAGAACGCAAGAAAACATTTGCAAAATAAACGGGATTCCACTAATCAGATATTGAAAGCTGCAATGGCTATTAACAGCATTACTTTAGCCGATATTGATGTCCCTGAATCATTCCTGGAAGCACTTCCAAAG AACGCGAAGGGTAGCTTAGGTGATCTTATTCATCGATATATTTCATCAGATCAATTTTCACCCGAGTGTTTGTTGGACTGTCTGGATTTATCATCTGAGCATCAAGCTCTTGAGATTGCAAACCGTGTGGAGGCTTCAATCTACATATGGAGACGAAAAAACACCACAAAGCAGCCGCCTATAAATACGGTGAGCAGGTCCTTTTCCAGGTCATCATGGGACAAAGTTAAGGATATGGTTGCTGACGTGGACAAAAGGGAAACACTAGCAGAGAGAGCCGAAACCCTCTTGCTTTGCTTGAAACAAAGGTTTCCTGCACTTCCTCAGACCACCTTAGACATGAGTAAAATCCAATATAACAAg GATGTTGGGAAATCAATATTGGAGAGCTACTCGAGAGTACTGGAAAGCCTAGCGTTTAATATCACCGCACGCATTGATGATCTACTCTACGTTGATGACCTGGCGCGACATTCCGACAAATTCTCATCAATGTCAAACCGTGATATCGTTTCCAAAACCATTGTCGGGAAACCATACACCGTTACCACACCTTATAAAACAGCTTTCACCACGCCAACCCTCTCACCTTCACACTTTAACAACAGTCCGAAGAAAATTCTAACTGATTATTTGACCATTGACCCGAAAGGCAAGCACTATGCAGGTCAAGTAGTAAGGTCAAACTCCTTTACTGGCAGGACGCGAGAGGCATTACAAAAGATGGGGCTTGGGGGCTCTTAA